A stretch of DNA from Thiothrix subterranea:
CGGTATTCGCGTGAAAAGCCAAGATCTTCCAGTCGCGTTACCAGATATTCCAGTTCCTGTTCTTCGTCAGGTGTTAAGCCTGCTTCCCTGCGTTTGGCCAATAGATCATTCCGGCATTGCAGATCATCCATGGTTTGACCATCGAGAGTGGATGGCAAGCCAAAGATTTCACTTTTCAACAAACCAGATACCCCCATACCTTGAGGATGCTCATCAGGTTGCACCACTTCGGTTTGTTGACCATGTTTTCGCAAAATATGCACCTGTTCACGTTTGAGACCACCGATCATCATCGGGTCGTGGGTCGTAATCAGGACTTGTGACTCACCTTGTACAATGGCATCCGGGCGGGGTTTCAGGACATTCTCAATATCATCGAAGTAGCGCAGTTTCCAAATCGGATTGAGGTGGGTATCCGGCTCATCCAGCAGGAATAGGCAGTCATCTTCATTGGTGATTCGCATCAACCCCAGTACCGTCAGCATTTGCAGTTCACCTTCGGATAGCTGGGTGAAACTGACTTTACCGCCGTGTTCGTCACGCTTTTTGACGGTAATGCGGACTTCTTCGATCAGGTCGCCGATGTATGCGCCTTCGGCATAGCGGAAAAAGCTGCTGGGTGAGCCGATCAATTCGCCCAATTCACGCAGTTTTTCTTTGTCGGGAACAAACAAGTAAAGCTGTTTTTGCCGTTCACGCCTGCCACGAAAATCAATCAGTTTGGGTTCTTCGTGCTGGATAGGAGCCCATGCGACTTGCCACAGTTTATCCAGAAATTCGGATACTACGTTGCCGCGTGCGTACCAGAAACGTGGGTCGCCTTGCAGAATGTCGTCCTCTTCCAAACGGCGCAAGCGATGCGGCTGTTTCAGCACGAACAAGGCTGATTCCAGCGATTCGATATTCAGGTTTTCGAGAATTTTCTGGAAGACAGGATCGTTAGAAAGCAGGCAAGCCAATAACACCAGTTGGCTATGCCCTCCACGGCAGTAAAACAGCCGCCGCAAACGATCATCACCAAGTTGCCTTAGCAGCTCTTTTTCACGCTCCTCCAATTCTTTCACAGTATTTTCAGGCGTAACTTCCTCAGCCGTAATTTCCTGGCGACGATTAAAACGGCGTTGATGTTCCTGAAAAAGAATTTCCATACGTTCATTACGCCCCGAGTAATAAGCAAAGATATGTGACGGCAGTAAACGTGGCCCTTTATGTGGGTCGTAATTCTCTTTTCTGGGATCATCATTTATGCGGAGGTAATCAAGAAACTTTTTCTCCCCATCAACCCAAACCAATGGTCTTTTCTGTTGGGCTAGATCACCCTTTACTTTTATCACATATCCACGAATTTTGTATTCAAGCTCGTAGTCAAACTCCACATCCAAACCTAAATCAATGCCGCGAAAAATGGAAATGATCGCCTCCATCAGATTGGATTTACCCGTGCCATTCTGACCAATCAGCGCATGGCTGCGGATTGCTTTCCGCTCTGTACTGGCGGGCTGTCTTGGTGATGGTTCGTAATACTCGGCGAAATCTACCGTTACATCACGCAGGTTGCGGAACTGTTTGAGCCAAAGGCGTTGCAATCGCATCAGTCTGCCTCCTTCTCCAGCATTTGCGCCCCAGTGGGTTCAGCAATCCAGCCGTGCCTCACTTCGGTTTTAAGCTGGGCGTAGAAAGCGTCAATTTCCCCGCCGAAGCGTTGCCACAAGTCATTTGCACCCATTTCACCGTTATGACGGGCAAGCAGGCTTGCCAATGGGGCTTGGGTATTGCTGGAAGGTTGAACTGTCCCCAAACGCACCGGGGCTTTCAATTCGGTTTTTGGGACTTTCATAGGTTCCTCCTGTTGCAGGGTAGAAATACCAGTCAGACTTGCAATAGCAGCCGTCGCCAAACGTTCAGCCGTCTTCTGAGCGGAACTACGCTTTACTTCTAACGTATCGCAAAACTGCATCAAGGCTTGTAGTTTCTCTATGATTTTGATCTGAACATCAATCGGCGGCAAAGGTATAGATAACTCATGAATTACCTGACGAGAAACATTACGCATCGAATCGCTTGTACCTGTTGCCCTCACTCGATAATAAGCTCGTGCGTAACTTGAGTTATTCACCAAATTAACCCATTTTTTTACCCTATGATCAATAAAGTATAACCTGACAATCTTATCACTCATCATCAATCTTTCCGGGCAACCGGCAGGAACAATAACACTTTTAGCAACCAAATCAGCAGTATTGGCGCGTGACATTAAAAAATCATTTGGCTTTGCTTCATATTCTGCTTTTGGCTCTAAAGATAATGGCAGCTTTTTATTCTCTCCACTGTTAAAAACACCCCAAGTAACTGCACTAACTTTAAGAACACCCCATTGATCATTTTGACGTGGCTCGGAATC
This window harbors:
- a CDS encoding AAA family ATPase — encoded protein: MRLQRLWLKQFRNLRDVTVDFAEYYEPSPRQPASTERKAIRSHALIGQNGTGKSNLMEAIISIFRGIDLGLDVEFDYELEYKIRGYVIKVKGDLAQQKRPLVWVDGEKKFLDYLRINDDPRKENYDPHKGPRLLPSHIFAYYSGRNERMEILFQEHQRRFNRRQEITAEEVTPENTVKELEEREKELLRQLGDDRLRRLFYCRGGHSQLVLLACLLSNDPVFQKILENLNIESLESALFVLKQPHRLRRLEEDDILQGDPRFWYARGNVVSEFLDKLWQVAWAPIQHEEPKLIDFRGRRERQKQLYLFVPDKEKLRELGELIGSPSSFFRYAEGAYIGDLIEEVRITVKKRDEHGGKVSFTQLSEGELQMLTVLGLMRITNEDDCLFLLDEPDTHLNPIWKLRYFDDIENVLKPRPDAIVQGESQVLITTHDPMMIGGLKREQVHILRKHGQQTEVVQPDEHPQGMGVSGLLKSEIFGLPSTLDGQTMDDLQCRNDLLAKRREAGLTPDEEQELEYLVTRLEDLGFSREYRDPMYQLFIEQMYKVRRKPLNELLTKQEIQAQNQLAEQIIEELVKAERIDELSKIAQELAIKAKG